A genomic segment from Thermoplasmatales archaeon encodes:
- a CDS encoding ATP-binding protein, which translates to MPVKHSYFSSRVKVNVDEFYDREKELDTIENALNTTPLIIIYGQRRMGKTSLLNVALNESDAPFIIIDARELYKKKSLIYETDILNLLLNEFRRKASRTKKFKLLLSGIASRIKGISFHGLEINLDPKNPPKLSDLLYEINSYAEKKEERFVIAIDEAQYLRFSNTRFDVLFASFVDRFKNITIILTGSEVGVLERFLDLDNPEKPLFGRIAVQLFLEGFDREKSSNFLIKGFEQFDAVPTGSELENAADTLGGNPGWLTMYGFYRCVLKHNPNYAKSKVINDASRLMMTELEHVIERSRERYLAILFSISQGINHWIDIKNYLIVSTGKNIDDKTFTKLLNKLLDYGFIFKKENVYGLTDPLMRHAILALREH; encoded by the coding sequence ATGCCAGTAAAGCATAGTTACTTCAGCTCCCGAGTCAAGGTAAATGTTGATGAGTTTTATGATCGAGAAAAGGAACTCGACACGATAGAAAATGCCCTTAATACTACACCTCTCATAATTATATATGGACAAAGGAGGATGGGCAAAACCAGTTTGCTGAACGTGGCGCTAAATGAATCCGACGCCCCATTCATAATAATAGACGCCAGAGAACTTTACAAAAAAAAGTCTTTGATATACGAAACCGACATACTTAACCTACTGCTGAACGAATTCAGACGAAAAGCGAGCAGAACAAAGAAATTTAAGCTGCTTCTATCCGGCATAGCTTCAAGGATAAAGGGAATAAGTTTTCATGGTCTTGAAATCAACCTCGATCCAAAAAATCCACCGAAACTTTCCGATCTCCTCTATGAGATAAACTCGTATGCGGAGAAAAAGGAGGAAAGGTTTGTAATTGCAATTGATGAGGCCCAGTATCTGAGATTCTCAAACACACGTTTTGATGTACTTTTTGCCTCATTTGTAGATCGTTTCAAAAACATAACTATAATCTTGACAGGAAGTGAGGTAGGTGTCCTGGAACGATTCCTGGATCTTGATAATCCAGAAAAGCCGTTATTCGGAAGAATAGCAGTCCAGTTGTTCCTTGAGGGATTCGACAGAGAGAAAAGTAGTAACTTTCTTATAAAAGGTTTTGAGCAGTTTGATGCCGTCCCGACAGGGTCTGAACTGGAAAATGCAGCCGATACACTTGGAGGGAATCCCGGCTGGCTAACCATGTATGGGTTCTACAGGTGCGTGTTGAAGCACAATCCGAATTATGCGAAGTCTAAGGTTATCAACGATGCTTCAAGATTAATGATGACCGAGCTTGAACATGTGATCGAACGTTCGCGAGAACGTTATCTTGCAATCCTTTTTTCAATATCACAGGGCATAAATCACTGGATCGACATTAAAAACTACCTAATAGTGTCAACGGGGAAGAACATAGATGACAAGACTTTCACGAAACTACTGAATAAATTATTGGATTACGGATTCATATTCAAGAAGGAAAATGTATATGGCCTGACCGATCCATTGATGAGGCACGCTATTCTTGCATTGAGGGAGCACTGA